From a single Corynebacterium kroppenstedtii DSM 44385 genomic region:
- a CDS encoding acyl-CoA thioesterase has protein sequence MSLPLRWSDFDMYGHVNNSAYLEFSQDSRVALLNEMESIAGNGSVPKVFVRHAELDYRRGISPSSHTVTVNSEVTRVGRTSFGVRQLILDSDGIVCCEVKITQVAIDMRSSSPREITDSERQLLESMITRPVREIERGQDNEPDIDQLVPPDSTE, from the coding sequence GTGTCATTGCCACTTCGGTGGTCCGACTTCGACATGTATGGTCACGTCAATAACTCGGCGTATCTCGAGTTCTCACAAGATTCACGCGTCGCACTTCTGAACGAAATGGAGTCCATAGCTGGTAACGGGTCAGTACCAAAGGTATTTGTGCGCCACGCCGAATTGGATTACCGACGCGGAATTTCCCCATCCAGCCACACCGTGACCGTGAATTCAGAAGTGACCCGGGTCGGCCGAACATCTTTTGGTGTCCGCCAACTGATCCTCGATAGCGACGGGATCGTGTGTTGCGAAGTGAAGATTACGCAGGTTGCTATCGATATGCGGTCGAGCTCTCCGCGCGAAATTACGGACAGTGAACGGCAGCTCCTCGAGTCCATGATCACTCGCCCCGTGAGAGAAATCGAACGAGGCCAAGATAATGAACCCGATATTGATCAACTCGTGCCTCCGGATTCTACGGAGTAA
- the pepN gene encoding aminopeptidase N gives MSSTNLTWQEAKDRAALIGVDRYSIILDLTDGHGLPGEKTFTSKTTVWFHTRDGVSEGDLEQGTFLDLRASRVTSVQLNGTDVTTDAIRYSDNQYDEEAGIQLRNLEPGDNRVTVCAECRYSTSGEGLHRFVDPADNAVYLYTQFETAEAKRVFACFDQPDLKATYRVQVITPDSWRLITNGPVSTTVISPRTGILTTDGDNPQTTVAIHEAEVDYPLSTYLIAFMAGPYTEATDVWRGTITPHPETSDKSTETSDESSSQEVEIPLGLYCRRALAEHLDSEELFKETKQGFDFYAKHFGIPYPFKKYDQVFCPEYNMGAMENAGAVTIREDYVFRSATTRYLYERRNDTILHEMAHMWFGDLVTMKWWNDLWLNESFATWSSAQAQTEVSEFTTAWVTFAHVEKAWAYAQDQMSSTHPISTDASDIETVDQNFDGITYAKGASVLKQLAAYVGLDEFFAGVRLLFQRHQYDNATFDDLLNALEESSGRDLSQWADQWLKTTGVNTLSVDAQAKDGAYTSVAVKQSGAQPGEGEHRDHRIGVGVYSLQDGDVVRTANTELDIHGESTDVPELVGTPVGDLILPNDGDLTYALIDLDDASNEFVLNHLPAIKDPMARALCWSAEWERLRAGRLRARDFIALVERDLPHETETAVVQQLVRQVVSAARNYADPTWLADEGWDAVAQALVSTARAAAPGSDTQLAAVKELPNVEPTAETVAIARAIVDGTPESVELDGLSIDTDMTWLAIKMLAASSGSQGVSEDEVTKLIDETSANDRSSLGEQAAIAARALLPTPDNKSRVWDDIMGEDASTLSNRQLLSNVAGFRTAGSDELLAGYRDRYFDEALGVWENLNGEMALRVLAGMYPSWDTSDEAIARAEKLVADEELPAGFRRLIAEGKDNQRRFAAAREHDRS, from the coding sequence ATGTCATCAACTAATCTCACCTGGCAAGAGGCCAAGGACCGGGCCGCACTCATTGGAGTGGACCGGTACTCCATAATTTTAGACCTTACTGACGGACATGGGCTTCCTGGAGAAAAAACCTTTACGTCAAAGACCACAGTGTGGTTCCACACACGCGACGGTGTGTCGGAGGGCGATCTGGAGCAAGGAACCTTCCTGGATCTCCGCGCCTCGCGGGTAACATCTGTGCAGCTCAACGGGACCGATGTCACGACCGATGCGATCCGTTATTCGGATAACCAGTATGACGAGGAAGCCGGTATTCAGCTTCGCAATCTGGAACCTGGCGACAACCGCGTCACGGTGTGCGCCGAATGCCGCTACTCGACCTCAGGTGAGGGACTTCACCGTTTCGTCGATCCCGCGGACAATGCGGTCTACCTGTACACACAATTCGAAACTGCCGAGGCCAAACGCGTCTTCGCGTGCTTCGACCAGCCGGATCTCAAGGCCACATACCGTGTGCAGGTCATCACGCCTGATTCGTGGCGGCTCATTACTAATGGCCCTGTCAGCACCACGGTGATCTCTCCCCGCACGGGTATTCTCACGACCGACGGCGACAACCCACAAACAACGGTCGCCATTCACGAAGCTGAGGTTGATTACCCTCTCTCTACCTATTTAATTGCTTTCATGGCGGGGCCGTACACCGAAGCCACCGATGTGTGGCGCGGAACCATTACTCCGCACCCCGAAACATCGGACAAATCAACCGAAACGTCGGACGAATCGTCCAGCCAGGAAGTCGAAATTCCCCTCGGTCTTTATTGCCGACGGGCGCTGGCCGAGCACCTCGATTCCGAAGAACTGTTTAAGGAAACAAAACAGGGATTCGATTTCTACGCTAAGCACTTTGGCATCCCGTATCCATTTAAGAAATACGACCAAGTGTTCTGCCCTGAATACAACATGGGGGCAATGGAAAATGCCGGGGCCGTCACGATCCGTGAAGACTATGTGTTCCGGTCGGCCACCACTCGGTACCTCTACGAGCGTCGCAATGACACGATCCTCCACGAGATGGCGCACATGTGGTTCGGCGATCTCGTCACCATGAAGTGGTGGAATGACCTGTGGCTTAACGAATCATTCGCCACCTGGTCCTCGGCGCAGGCTCAAACTGAGGTCAGCGAATTCACCACCGCGTGGGTCACATTCGCCCACGTCGAAAAGGCTTGGGCATACGCGCAAGACCAGATGTCGTCCACGCACCCGATTTCGACGGACGCGTCGGATATCGAAACCGTCGACCAGAACTTCGACGGGATCACCTATGCCAAGGGCGCGTCGGTTCTCAAGCAGCTAGCCGCTTATGTCGGGCTCGACGAATTCTTCGCCGGTGTACGTCTGCTTTTCCAGCGCCATCAGTACGACAACGCGACCTTCGATGATCTCCTTAACGCGCTCGAGGAATCGTCGGGACGCGATCTGTCCCAGTGGGCTGATCAATGGCTCAAGACCACCGGCGTCAATACCTTGTCCGTCGATGCGCAGGCTAAAGACGGGGCCTACACCTCAGTTGCTGTCAAGCAGAGTGGTGCGCAACCGGGTGAAGGCGAACACCGCGATCACCGCATCGGCGTCGGCGTCTATTCCCTCCAGGATGGTGACGTCGTTCGCACAGCTAACACCGAGCTGGATATCCACGGTGAGAGCACCGACGTTCCTGAACTCGTCGGCACTCCCGTCGGCGATCTCATTCTGCCCAATGATGGCGACCTGACATATGCGCTCATCGATCTCGATGATGCTTCCAACGAGTTCGTGCTGAATCACCTGCCGGCAATTAAGGATCCCATGGCTCGCGCTCTGTGCTGGTCGGCGGAGTGGGAGCGTCTGCGCGCTGGTCGTTTGCGCGCTCGTGATTTCATCGCGCTTGTTGAGCGTGATCTGCCTCATGAGACGGAAACCGCCGTCGTTCAGCAATTAGTTCGACAGGTTGTGTCCGCAGCGAGGAACTATGCCGACCCGACGTGGCTTGCCGACGAAGGCTGGGATGCGGTTGCTCAGGCTTTGGTATCGACGGCACGCGCGGCTGCTCCGGGTAGCGATACCCAGCTCGCGGCGGTCAAGGAGCTGCCCAATGTGGAGCCCACCGCCGAGACTGTTGCTATCGCGCGCGCGATTGTCGATGGCACCCCGGAGAGTGTCGAACTGGACGGTCTCTCCATCGATACCGATATGACGTGGCTTGCGATCAAAATGCTTGCCGCGTCCAGCGGTTCCCAAGGGGTGTCAGAAGATGAGGTCACAAAGCTTATCGACGAAACCTCCGCGAACGACCGTTCGTCATTGGGTGAACAAGCGGCGATTGCGGCGCGGGCGCTCCTGCCAACGCCGGACAACAAGTCTCGCGTGTGGGATGACATCATGGGCGAGGATGCGTCGACGCTGTCGAACCGCCAGTTGTTGTCGAATGTCGCAGGATTTAGGACTGCCGGCAGTGACGAGCTCTTGGCCGGTTACCGCGATCGTTATTTCGATGAGGCCCTCGGCGTGTGGGAGAACCTCAATGGCGAGATGGCTCTGCGCGTGCTCGCGGGAATGTATCCATCATGGGATACATCGGACGAGGCTATCGCTCGAGCCGAGAAACTGGTTGCCGACGAAGAATTGCCCGCTGGTTTCCGCCGACTGATCGCGGAGGGTAAGGATAATCAGCGCCGCTTCGCTGCAGCACGTGAACACGACCGGAGCTAA